Sequence from the uncultured Flavobacterium sp. genome:
AAAATAGCAGTAGCATTTCTATAAAAATTACGGACTTTGTAGAGAATAATTACGGTACAGTGTAAAAAAAACACAAGTAACTGATTATAAGCAAATCAAGCCACAGTTTTACAACAAGAATGTTGCTTTAAGACTCATTATTAAAGTACAATTATTAAAAATAAAGCATTAATATTCTAAACTGACGAACAAAAAAGTTCTATTATTTTATTGTTTTAATATTGGAATATAGAAAGCTGATTATAATATTTTAAACAGAGATAAAAGCAAAATCATTATAACACTAATAGATTATAATTAAGTTATAATAAAGTCGCAAAGAAGTACTAAATTGAATTTTTAGACGAAAAAAAACATATTAATTTCTGAAGAGATTCCGTGAAGTAGAAGGAAGATAAAAAATCATTTAGTTACTGAAGATTAAAAACGACCTCTATTGTCGTTCCTTCTCCTATTTTTGATTCAATATTAAACTGACCTTGTAATGAATTTACCCTTTCTTTCATGTTAGTTATTCCAATACCATCTTTAATATTTTTAATATCAAATCCTCGCCCATTGTCGATAATTGATATCTTTAAAAAGACATTAGTTTTACTCTCAATTTTAACTTCACAATTTGCGGCATCTGAATATTTATTGATATTTAAAATAGCCTCCTGAATTATGCGGTATAAATTTATTTTGTAGATATTCTTAATAGTAGACCATTCTAAGTTTTCATCAATTACATAATTAAACTTTGTGGAGCTTATCTCTTTTTGATTTTCAAATAAACTTAACAATAAAGCATTGAAATCATTCCCATCCAAAAAAGAACTTCGACTTAAATCATGCGATATAGTCCTGATTTCATTTTCTATGTTTTGTAACTCAAATATAAACTCTTTTCGTTTTTCGATGATTTCTTTATCTACCTTAGAATTATAGAAACCTAAATTCATACGAACACTATAAATTTTGTTCATTATCCCATCATGCAATTCTCTGGCTATTTTAACTTTTTCATTTTCCTTGGCAGCATTAATTTTTTCATTTTGTTCTGTCAATAATAAATAAATTTCTTCATTAGCCTTCTGATGTGTTTTTAAAAACTTTAGTTCTTTGTTTTTATATTTAAAATATCTCGTAACAAAAACTATAACTAATAATAGAATAACACCAAATGAAACAATTAAAATGTAAAAATTCTTCTTAGTCAAAACTTTATTTTCATCTTCAATTCTTGAAGTTTCGTATTCGATTCTTGCATATTTATTATGTGCGTTTTTTTGAACTATATTAATACTATCACTTAATTTGATATATTCATTTGCGTAATAAAAACTTTTATTTTTATCCAAAGTATAAAGCAGTTTTAATGACGTCAAAATTTCATTGCTATTCTTAATTCGAGTTGCAAGTGTATTTGCTTCTTTAAGAATTTCAATCGCTCTAAAAGTATCTTTTTGAGTTAAAAAATATTCGCCAATATGAATTTTTTTATATAAAATATCTGATTCATCACCATTCTTTTTTAGGATTTTCAACGATTTTGAAAACATAGCGTAAACATTATCATATTCTTTATTTTTCATTTTAGAATACGCCAGATTACTAAGGACATTCGCATACAATCTAGGCCATTTTTCTTCTAAATTCTCAGAAAGCAAACCTTTCAATTTTGCAATAGACTTTGAATATTCCCCTTTTAAATCATAAAGATTACAAATATTGATGCTCGATGCGATGTAGTAATTGTGCTCTTCATCTT
This genomic interval carries:
- a CDS encoding ATP-binding protein, with protein sequence MAKAFYYIGDSYGSVKKDSAYFYYLQAEKLYFKLSDFDNMARMLFNKAYVLFYDGNYTECEVEISKALHYLKGSKDQRLIYSCNTLMGTCLEKLNNYDKALWYHQQALNNLEKMKLSGIDKDEEHNYYIASSINICNLYDLKGEYSKSIAKLKGLLSENLEEKWPRLYANVLSNLAYSKMKNKEYDNVYAMFSKSLKILKKNGDESDILYKKIHIGEYFLTQKDTFRAIEILKEANTLATRIKNSNEILTSLKLLYTLDKNKSFYYANEYIKLSDSINIVQKNAHNKYARIEYETSRIEDENKVLTKKNFYILIVSFGVILLLVIVFVTRYFKYKNKELKFLKTHQKANEEIYLLLTEQNEKINAAKENEKVKIARELHDGIMNKIYSVRMNLGFYNSKVDKEIIEKRKEFIFELQNIENEIRTISHDLSRSSFLDGNDFNALLLSLFENQKEISSTKFNYVIDENLEWSTIKNIYKINLYRIIQEAILNINKYSDAANCEVKIESKTNVFLKISIIDNGRGFDIKNIKDGIGITNMKERVNSLQGQFNIESKIGEGTTIEVVFNLQ